Proteins from a single region of Pseudomonas quebecensis:
- a CDS encoding SET domain-containing protein-lysine N-methyltransferase, with amino-acid sequence MKTQAMGMAETAANDCLYPFKTLLVERGYPSSKHFKIVGKGGGVEARVGFDSRVLIAQVSGYAVNKRGPRTLQLSPRIHLYDCWFCGLLRHSCNPNVFFDSTYLELWTVRPIPAGTPLTLDYASNEDTLSRQFACHCGELNCRGWITGRDEPLNAEGQAFMARWRERKRP; translated from the coding sequence ATGAAAACTCAAGCCATGGGTATGGCTGAAACGGCAGCAAATGATTGCCTGTACCCTTTCAAGACATTGCTCGTTGAGCGAGGCTACCCCTCGTCCAAACACTTCAAGATCGTTGGCAAAGGCGGCGGTGTCGAGGCGCGCGTTGGATTCGACAGCCGTGTGCTGATTGCACAGGTTTCCGGCTACGCCGTGAACAAACGAGGCCCGCGCACGCTGCAGTTGTCGCCGCGTATCCACTTGTACGACTGCTGGTTCTGCGGCCTGCTGCGGCACTCGTGTAACCCGAATGTATTTTTCGACAGCACCTACCTCGAGTTGTGGACCGTAAGGCCCATCCCCGCCGGCACGCCACTGACGCTCGATTACGCCAGCAACGAGGACACCCTGTCCCGACAATTCGCCTGCCATTGCGGCGAGCTCAATTGCCGGGGCTGGATCACGGGTCGCGATGAGCCGCTGAACGCCGAAGGGCAGGCGTTCATGGCTCGATGGCGCGAGCGTAAGCGCCCTTAA
- a CDS encoding MFS transporter, whose amino-acid sequence MTATSVAQAQRFSRSDYKTLGLAALGGALEIYDFIIFVFFALTLSQLFFPPQMPEWLRLLQSFGIFVTGYLARPLGGILMAHFADHLGRKRVFSLSILMMALPCLLIGIMPTYAQIGYFAPLILLALRVLQGAAVGGEVPSAWTFVAEHAPRNHRGYALGFLQAGLTFGYLLGALTATLLAQVFTPAEILDYAWRFPFLLGGVFGVIGVWLRRWLSETPVFMQMQARRQAAAELPLRTVLRDHRAVLLPAMILTCVLTSAVVVLVVITPTMMQKTFGMSPSHTFALSALGIVFLNIGCVLAGLLVDRIGAWRAVLVYSLLLPVGIALLYASLIGGGAWLGAAYAVAGLSCGVVGAVPSVMVGLFPPAVRVSGISFTYNIAYALWASTTPLMLIALMPASPWICVGYCVVMGAVGVGSVALFGKRHALMA is encoded by the coding sequence ATGACTGCCACCTCTGTCGCACAGGCGCAGCGCTTTTCCCGCTCCGACTACAAAACCCTGGGCCTGGCTGCCTTGGGCGGTGCCTTGGAAATCTATGACTTCATCATCTTTGTGTTTTTCGCGCTGACCCTCAGCCAACTGTTCTTCCCGCCGCAAATGCCCGAGTGGCTGCGCCTGCTGCAAAGCTTCGGCATCTTTGTCACCGGCTACCTGGCGCGCCCGTTGGGCGGCATCCTGATGGCGCATTTTGCCGATCACCTGGGACGCAAACGCGTATTCAGCCTGAGCATCCTGATGATGGCCTTGCCCTGCCTGCTGATCGGGATCATGCCCACCTACGCCCAGATCGGTTATTTCGCACCGCTGATCCTGTTGGCGCTGCGGGTGCTGCAAGGCGCGGCGGTGGGCGGTGAAGTGCCCAGTGCCTGGACCTTCGTTGCCGAGCATGCGCCGCGCAACCATCGCGGTTACGCGCTCGGTTTCCTACAGGCCGGGCTGACCTTCGGTTACTTGCTTGGCGCTCTGACCGCAACGCTGCTGGCGCAAGTCTTTACGCCCGCTGAGATCCTCGACTACGCCTGGCGGTTTCCTTTCCTGCTCGGTGGTGTGTTCGGGGTGATCGGCGTGTGGCTGCGCCGCTGGCTCAGTGAAACCCCGGTCTTCATGCAAATGCAGGCGCGCCGACAGGCTGCCGCCGAACTGCCGCTGCGCACCGTATTGCGCGACCATCGCGCGGTGTTGCTGCCGGCGATGATCCTCACCTGCGTGCTCACCTCGGCCGTGGTGGTGCTGGTGGTCATTACCCCGACCATGATGCAGAAAACCTTCGGCATGAGCCCCAGTCACACCTTCGCCTTGAGCGCGCTGGGCATCGTCTTTCTCAACATCGGCTGTGTGCTCGCCGGCCTGCTGGTGGACCGCATCGGTGCCTGGCGCGCGGTGCTGGTCTACAGCCTGTTGCTGCCGGTGGGGATTGCGCTGTTGTACGCCAGCCTGATCGGCGGTGGTGCGTGGCTCGGCGCCGCGTATGCCGTTGCGGGCTTGAGCTGCGGGGTGGTGGGCGCCGTGCCCTCGGTGATGGTCGGCCTGTTTCCGCCGGCGGTGAGGGTGTCGGGGATTTCCTTCACGTACAACATCGCCTACGCGCTGTGGGCCAGCACCACGCCGCTGATGCTGATCGCACTCATGCCCGCCAGTCCGTGGATCTGTGTGGGCTACTGCGTGGTGATGGGCGCGGTGGGGGTGGGCAGTGTGGCGCTGTTTGGCAAGCGCCACGCTTTGATGGCCTGA
- a CDS encoding gluconate:H+ symporter, whose product MALSTAAWMVHDTRLMFCVLLAIASIIVLISATKLPPFLSILIGTFIAGVGAGLPPEDVAKAFSKGAGAILGEAGIIIALGSMLGALMAESGAADRIATTLLGLGKGKSLPWVMALVAMVIGLPLFFEVGLVMMVPIIFVMAKRSNQPLLKIAIPALAGMTTLHALMPPHPGPLIAVGALHADLGLTMLLGFSLAVPAVILAGPIYGNWLSKRLHVDEPADIGALFSAPPKAPRQPTFGVSLLIILLPVILMLGSTLAKVALPAESSVGMTLKFLGEPLIALGLAVIAAVICLGWAAGMPRAEVGNTLRKALAPIAVLLLTIGAGGGLKQTLLDAGVSQTISKVAEGAHMPYLLLAWLIAVALRQATGSATVATTTTAGILAPMMAGLAATQSSLVALAIGAGSVFFCHVNDAGFWMVREYFGLQLKQTIWVWSVLQTIVSVVGLVGTLLLWHFLT is encoded by the coding sequence TTGGCGTTATCGACTGCTGCGTGGATGGTGCACGACACCCGCCTGATGTTTTGCGTACTACTGGCCATCGCCAGCATCATCGTGCTGATCAGCGCGACCAAGCTACCGCCGTTTCTGTCGATTTTGATCGGCACCTTTATCGCCGGGGTTGGTGCAGGCCTGCCGCCGGAAGACGTGGCCAAGGCCTTCAGCAAAGGCGCCGGGGCGATCCTTGGCGAGGCCGGGATCATCATTGCCCTGGGTTCGATGCTAGGCGCGCTGATGGCCGAGTCCGGTGCGGCCGATCGCATCGCCACCACCCTGCTGGGGCTGGGCAAGGGCAAGTCGCTGCCGTGGGTCATGGCCTTGGTGGCGATGGTGATCGGCTTGCCGCTGTTCTTTGAAGTGGGCCTGGTGATGATGGTGCCGATCATCTTCGTCATGGCCAAGCGCTCGAACCAGCCACTGCTGAAAATCGCCATCCCGGCGCTGGCGGGCATGACCACGTTGCACGCGTTGATGCCGCCGCACCCAGGGCCGCTGATTGCGGTGGGCGCGCTTCACGCCGACCTGGGCCTGACCATGTTGCTGGGCTTTAGCCTGGCGGTGCCGGCGGTGATACTGGCCGGGCCGATCTATGGCAACTGGCTGTCCAAGCGCCTGCATGTGGATGAGCCGGCCGACATCGGCGCGCTGTTCAGCGCGCCGCCCAAGGCACCGCGCCAGCCGACCTTCGGCGTGTCGTTGCTGATCATTCTGTTGCCGGTGATTCTGATGCTCGGCAGCACCTTGGCCAAAGTCGCATTGCCCGCCGAAAGCAGTGTGGGCATGACGCTCAAGTTCCTCGGCGAACCGCTGATCGCCCTCGGCCTGGCGGTAATCGCTGCGGTGATCTGCCTGGGCTGGGCGGCCGGCATGCCACGCGCCGAGGTCGGCAATACCCTGCGCAAGGCACTCGCGCCGATTGCGGTGTTGCTGTTGACCATCGGAGCCGGCGGCGGCCTCAAGCAAACCCTGCTCGACGCCGGCGTCAGCCAGACCATCAGCAAGGTCGCCGAAGGCGCGCACATGCCGTATCTGCTGCTGGCCTGGCTGATCGCCGTGGCGTTGCGGCAGGCCACGGGTTCGGCCACCGTCGCCACCACCACAACGGCGGGCATCCTGGCGCCGATGATGGCGGGCCTGGCGGCGACACAAAGCTCACTGGTGGCCCTGGCGATCGGCGCCGGCTCGGTGTTCTTCTGCCACGTCAACGATGCCGGGTTCTGGATGGTGCGTGAGTATTTCGGGCTGCAGCTCAAGCAGACCATTTGGGTCTGGTCGGTACTGCAGACCATTGTGTCCGTGGTCGGCCTGGTCGGTACGTTGCTGCTCTGGCACTTCCTGACCTGA
- the can gene encoding carbonate dehydratase produces MNELQDLLDNNERWADAIKQEDPEFFAKLARQQTPEYLWIGCSDARVPANEIVGMLPGDLFVHRNVANVVLHTDLNCLSVIQYAVDVLKVKHILVTGHYGCGGVRASMQDRQFGLIDGWLRTIRDLYYENRDVLAQLPTEEERVDRLCELNVIQQVANVGHTSIVQNAWHRGQSLSIHGCIYGIKDGRWKSLNTTISGFEQLPPQYRLRPLGEA; encoded by the coding sequence ATGAACGAACTACAAGACCTGCTTGATAACAACGAACGCTGGGCGGATGCGATCAAACAGGAAGATCCCGAATTCTTCGCCAAGCTCGCCCGCCAGCAAACCCCGGAATACCTGTGGATCGGCTGTTCCGATGCGCGGGTGCCGGCCAACGAGATCGTCGGCATGCTGCCGGGCGATCTGTTCGTGCACCGGAACGTGGCCAACGTGGTGCTGCACACCGACCTCAATTGCCTGTCGGTGATCCAGTACGCAGTCGATGTACTCAAGGTCAAACACATCCTCGTCACCGGGCACTATGGCTGCGGAGGCGTGCGTGCTTCCATGCAGGACCGCCAGTTCGGCCTGATCGACGGCTGGCTGCGCACCATTCGTGATCTCTACTATGAGAACCGTGACGTGCTGGCCCAGCTGCCGACCGAAGAAGAGCGTGTGGACCGGCTGTGCGAGCTGAACGTGATTCAGCAAGTAGCCAACGTCGGCCACACCAGCATTGTGCAAAACGCCTGGCACCGCGGGCAGAGCCTGTCGATCCATGGTTGCATCTACGGCATCAAGGATGGCCGCTGGAAAAGCCTGAACACCACCATCAGCGGCTTCGAGCAACTGCCACCGCAATACCGCCTGCGTCCGCTGGGCGAAGCTTAA
- a CDS encoding short-chain fatty acid transporter produces MADAIEESRYARFALRCSNFAERWFPDSWVFAALAVIIVAVATLGMGAAPTDAAKAFGDGFWSLIPFTMQMAFVVIGGYVVASSPPAVRLIDRLARIPKNGRSAVAWVALISMVASLLNWGLSLVFGGLLVRALARRNDLRMDYRAAGAAAYLGLGAVWALGLSSSAAQLQANPGSLPPSILAITGMIPFTETIFLWQSGVLLLALIVVSLIIAYATAPGPNSARDAQACGVDPAFNLPKPQAPTRPGEWLEHSPLLTILLALLAAGWLFHEFSTKPAISAISGLNTYNFLFIMVGALLHWRPRSFLDAVARAVPTTTGVLIQFPLYGSIAALMTVVKGGDGQTLAHHISTFFTSIASHDTYALLMGVYSAVLGFFIPSGGGKWIIEAPYVMQVANDLQYHLGWSVQIYNAAEALPNLINPFYMLPLLGVLGLKARDLIGFSFVQLLVHAPLVLFLLWALGTTLAYLPPVMP; encoded by the coding sequence GTGGCCGACGCTATCGAAGAAAGCCGCTATGCCCGATTCGCCCTGCGCTGCTCCAACTTTGCCGAACGCTGGTTCCCGGACTCCTGGGTGTTTGCCGCGCTCGCGGTGATCATCGTCGCCGTGGCGACCCTGGGCATGGGCGCCGCCCCGACCGACGCCGCCAAAGCCTTTGGCGATGGTTTCTGGAGCCTGATCCCGTTCACTATGCAGATGGCCTTTGTGGTGATTGGCGGTTATGTGGTCGCCAGCTCGCCGCCGGCGGTGCGCTTGATTGACCGCCTGGCCCGCATTCCGAAGAACGGCCGCTCGGCCGTGGCGTGGGTGGCGCTGATTTCCATGGTCGCGTCGTTGCTGAATTGGGGCTTGTCCCTGGTGTTCGGCGGTCTGCTGGTGCGGGCGCTGGCTCGGCGCAACGACCTGCGCATGGATTACCGCGCGGCGGGTGCGGCCGCCTATCTGGGCCTGGGCGCGGTGTGGGCGCTGGGACTGTCGTCGTCGGCCGCGCAGTTGCAGGCCAACCCAGGCAGTTTGCCGCCATCCATCCTGGCCATCACCGGGATGATCCCCTTCACCGAGACGATCTTCCTGTGGCAATCCGGCGTGCTGTTGCTGGCGCTGATCGTGGTGTCGCTGATCATCGCCTACGCCACCGCCCCAGGCCCCAACAGTGCCCGCGACGCCCAGGCCTGTGGCGTCGATCCGGCCTTCAACCTGCCCAAGCCGCAGGCACCGACGCGCCCCGGCGAATGGCTGGAACACAGCCCGCTGCTGACCATCCTGCTGGCGCTGCTGGCCGCCGGTTGGCTGTTCCATGAGTTTTCGACCAAGCCGGCGATCAGTGCCATCTCGGGGCTCAACACCTATAACTTTCTGTTCATCATGGTCGGCGCGCTGCTGCACTGGCGCCCGCGCAGTTTCCTGGATGCGGTGGCCCGCGCGGTGCCGACCACCACCGGGGTGTTGATCCAATTCCCGTTGTACGGTTCGATCGCCGCGCTGATGACAGTGGTCAAGGGCGGCGACGGCCAGACCCTGGCGCACCATATCTCGACCTTCTTCACCTCCATCGCCTCCCACGACACCTATGCGCTGCTGATGGGGGTGTACTCGGCGGTGCTGGGCTTCTTTATTCCTTCGGGCGGCGGCAAGTGGATCATCGAGGCGCCGTACGTGATGCAGGTGGCCAACGATCTGCAATACCACCTGGGTTGGTCGGTGCAGATCTACAACGCCGCCGAAGCGCTGCCGAACCTGATCAACCCGTTCTATATGCTGCCGCTGTTGGGAGTACTGGGGCTCAAGGCGAGGGATTTGATCGGTTTTTCGTTCGTGCAATTGCTGGTGCATGCGCCGCTGGTGCTGTTCTTGTTGTGGGCGTTGGGGACCACGCTGGCGTATTTGCCGCCGGTGATGCCGTAG
- a CDS encoding energy transducer TonB, whose amino-acid sequence MQVVNWLPRTELPFAAPSRPELLQALEPDVVLESSGEEAAPPVAVIKSVPETRPAVERTKVEVPRPSPVTKPTVAEEAAPVVKAPVVPPPRFALQLLRAGRCLLLVELPTGERFQTRDPAYLLLKDMLRAAGLPDSPQIVGDPVRWPLLARGTMDQGPEAARDFVQGFVAARLEDEPSVCVWLIGLPAVRFAGEANAEAWYRELQVESLGSVWALPGLELLMEEPQRKADVWQAMRRLMARWKTTDE is encoded by the coding sequence ATGCAGGTGGTCAATTGGCTGCCCCGTACCGAACTGCCGTTTGCCGCGCCATCGCGGCCCGAGCTGTTGCAGGCGCTTGAGCCCGATGTGGTGTTGGAGTCTTCGGGGGAGGAAGCGGCCCCGCCGGTCGCGGTGATCAAGTCGGTGCCCGAGACACGCCCGGCGGTGGAGCGGACCAAGGTCGAAGTCCCGCGGCCTTCGCCAGTGACCAAGCCCACAGTGGCCGAAGAGGCTGCGCCGGTGGTCAAGGCGCCGGTGGTGCCGCCGCCGCGTTTTGCCCTGCAATTGCTGCGTGCCGGGCGCTGCCTGCTGCTGGTGGAACTGCCTACCGGCGAGCGCTTCCAAACCCGCGACCCGGCCTACCTGCTGCTCAAGGACATGCTGCGTGCCGCCGGCCTGCCCGACAGCCCGCAGATCGTCGGCGACCCGGTGCGCTGGCCGTTGCTGGCGCGGGGCACCATGGATCAAGGCCCGGAGGCCGCGCGCGACTTCGTGCAAGGGTTTGTCGCGGCGCGCCTGGAAGACGAACCCAGCGTGTGCGTGTGGCTGATTGGCCTGCCCGCCGTGCGGTTTGCCGGTGAAGCCAACGCCGAGGCGTGGTATCGCGAGCTGCAGGTCGAAAGCCTGGGCTCGGTTTGGGCCCTGCCGGGCCTGGAATTATTAATGGAAGAGCCACAGCGTAAGGCTGATGTCTGGCAAGCCATGCGCCGGCTGATGGCGCGCTGGAAAACAACCGATGAGTGA
- the mksB gene encoding Mks condensin complex protein MksB, producing the protein MIEPKRVLRALAEHWALLEPLCEHFDQGTLSLSELRAQLAAQQLDSTPQDITSLLDVWIRLDILVPVAKSPNRFELNAQIHDFLAYLRKEHRLGLCLEIEAYLRHLERLAGYIQDAFDIRDGHDLARQLRLLDMRVRDVLKKLANDEQALAAVADRAKTSDRQIPLRQRYAEVLATWDEYVEPMIQLVNADGAFEQGVRKVENVLLRLLTEQQRLGHLVDDDMLLRTHARILEMQTSAQLTLRHARELLLPLREEARRHNAVTRGAALALSAIRRKGLDAVPQAAMPMFTRPQSTFLGSASQVEAYVYALANFEPKPARFPKAHKSHKGEAQRAPRTVKEMLERCEDALPMPDLMTWLLEQEPDGATDELLYWFSRLSREKRFKRERLERRDYHTHEHQVSLRSFALLPATPDAAEHSASIPHAS; encoded by the coding sequence ATGATCGAACCCAAGCGCGTCCTGCGCGCCCTCGCCGAACACTGGGCCTTACTTGAGCCACTGTGCGAACACTTCGACCAAGGCACCCTGAGCCTGAGCGAGCTGCGCGCGCAACTGGCCGCCCAACAACTGGACAGCACGCCGCAGGACATCACCAGCCTGCTGGACGTGTGGATTCGCCTCGACATCCTCGTACCTGTGGCCAAGAGCCCGAACCGCTTCGAGCTTAACGCCCAGATTCACGATTTCCTGGCCTACCTTCGCAAGGAACACCGGCTCGGCCTGTGCCTGGAGATCGAAGCCTACCTGCGCCACCTCGAGCGTCTGGCCGGCTATATTCAGGACGCCTTCGACATCCGCGACGGCCACGACCTGGCTCGCCAACTGCGCCTGCTCGATATGCGCGTGCGCGACGTGCTGAAAAAACTCGCCAACGATGAACAGGCCCTCGCCGCCGTGGCCGACCGCGCCAAGACCAGCGACCGGCAGATTCCGTTGCGCCAGCGCTATGCCGAAGTCCTGGCGACCTGGGATGAATACGTCGAACCGATGATCCAACTGGTGAACGCCGACGGCGCCTTCGAACAAGGCGTGCGCAAGGTCGAGAATGTGCTGTTGCGCCTGCTCACCGAACAGCAGCGCCTCGGCCATCTGGTGGACGATGACATGCTGCTGCGCACCCACGCGCGCATCCTCGAAATGCAGACCAGCGCCCAATTGACCTTGCGCCATGCGCGGGAACTGTTGCTGCCGCTGCGTGAAGAAGCGCGCCGGCACAACGCCGTGACCCGTGGCGCGGCGTTGGCCTTGTCAGCGATTCGACGCAAAGGCCTGGACGCGGTGCCGCAAGCGGCGATGCCTATGTTCACCCGACCGCAAAGCACCTTCCTGGGCAGCGCGAGCCAGGTGGAAGCCTATGTGTATGCCCTGGCGAACTTCGAGCCCAAGCCTGCGCGGTTCCCCAAGGCACACAAGTCCCACAAGGGCGAAGCCCAACGCGCGCCGCGCACGGTCAAGGAGATGCTCGAGCGCTGCGAAGACGCACTGCCGATGCCGGACCTGATGACCTGGCTGCTGGAGCAGGAGCCCGACGGCGCCACCGACGAGTTGCTGTACTGGTTCTCGCGCCTGTCCCGGGAAAAACGCTTCAAGCGCGAACGCCTGGAACGTCGCGATTACCACACCCACGAGCATCAGGTCAGCCTGCGCTCTTTCGCCCTGCTCCCGGCCACGCCCGACGCGGCCGAGCATTCTGCGAGCATTCCTCATGCATCTTGA
- a CDS encoding serine kinase/phosphatase, whose translation MTESRRPYGATQPEPIDDNEDRMGSMRELDFDDEAPSAEIGDEIPRGEREHLMPDERVREAGMTGASTDDHESTDDDMSPETLIHEDGARDAREAGEDSPADFDLSVVDEDEIGAGNGLDEAELADIDPVDGNR comes from the coding sequence ATGACTGAATCACGACGTCCCTACGGCGCTACCCAGCCCGAACCGATTGATGACAACGAAGACCGCATGGGTTCGATGCGCGAGCTGGATTTTGACGACGAGGCACCCAGCGCAGAAATCGGCGACGAAATCCCCCGTGGCGAGCGCGAACACTTGATGCCTGACGAGCGCGTGCGTGAAGCCGGGATGACCGGGGCTTCCACCGACGATCATGAATCGACCGACGACGACATGAGCCCGGAAACCCTGATCCACGAAGATGGCGCACGGGATGCACGAGAGGCCGGCGAAGACAGCCCCGCCGATTTCGATCTGAGTGTTGTGGACGAAGACGAGATTGGCGCAGGAAATGGTCTGGATGAGGCAGAACTGGCGGATATCGACCCTGTAGACGGTAATCGCTGA
- a CDS encoding flavin reductase family protein, producing the protein MSPEHCRPVPLPKAYRLLNHGPTVLVSAAHEGQRTIMAAAWAMPMDFEPPKVAVVLDKSTWTRELLEGAGTFVLQVPCAAQADLVQTVGTISGRDLDKFAAYGLRTFNGEHTDAPLLEGCVAWLECRLLPEPHNQQTYDLFLGEVVAAYADERVFSDGRWHFEGHDPLRTLHHVAGGHFLSIGQPIDGRQL; encoded by the coding sequence ATGAGCCCCGAACACTGCCGTCCTGTCCCGCTGCCCAAGGCCTACCGCTTGCTCAATCACGGCCCGACCGTGCTGGTGAGCGCCGCTCATGAAGGCCAGCGCACTATCATGGCTGCCGCCTGGGCCATGCCGATGGATTTCGAACCGCCGAAGGTCGCGGTGGTGTTGGACAAATCCACCTGGACCCGCGAACTGCTGGAAGGCGCCGGCACCTTTGTGCTGCAGGTGCCGTGTGCGGCCCAGGCCGACCTGGTGCAGACCGTCGGTACCATCAGTGGCCGCGACCTCGACAAATTCGCCGCCTATGGCTTGCGCACGTTCAACGGTGAACACACCGACGCACCGTTGCTGGAGGGGTGCGTGGCGTGGTTGGAGTGCCGCCTGCTGCCCGAGCCGCATAACCAGCAAACCTACGACCTGTTCCTCGGTGAAGTGGTCGCCGCCTACGCCGATGAGCGTGTCTTCAGTGACGGGCGCTGGCACTTCGAGGGGCACGACCCATTGCGCACCTTGCACCACGTGGCGGGCGGGCATTTCCTGAGCATCGGCCAGCCGATCGATGGGCGCCAGTTGTAA
- the rimI gene encoding ribosomal protein S18-alanine N-acetyltransferase: protein MSEALSFRPMTEADLDAVLKIEYAAFSHPWTRGIFLDGLGKYQIWLMFEGEQQVGHGVVQIILDEAHLLNITVKPENQGRGLGLALLEHLMSRAYAANARECFLEVRDSNTGAFRLYERYGFNEIGRRRDYYPAVGGREDAVVMACTLVD, encoded by the coding sequence ATGAGTGAGGCTTTATCCTTCCGCCCGATGACCGAGGCCGACCTCGACGCCGTGCTGAAAATCGAATACGCGGCGTTCAGCCACCCTTGGACCCGTGGCATTTTCCTCGATGGGCTGGGCAAGTACCAGATCTGGCTGATGTTCGAAGGGGAGCAGCAGGTGGGGCATGGCGTGGTGCAGATCATTCTCGACGAGGCTCATCTGCTCAATATTACGGTCAAGCCGGAGAACCAGGGCCGTGGCCTGGGCCTGGCACTGCTGGAACACCTGATGTCGCGTGCCTATGCGGCGAATGCGCGGGAGTGTTTCCTGGAAGTGCGTGACAGCAATACCGGGGCCTTTCGGTTGTACGAGCGCTACGGATTCAATGAAATCGGCCGTCGCCGGGATTACTACCCGGCGGTCGGTGGGCGTGAAGATGCGGTGGTCATGGCCTGCACCCTGGTGGATTGA
- the acpA gene encoding acid phosphatase codes for MSDEHKDRPSPDSVTQPPVDTSRRRFLGGAAVLGVGATLSGCGNTSEAPDTPQARPLTPQELDKALREQVKTVVVIYAENRSFNNLFADFPGVEKPLSALSAADYQQRDRDGSLLTTLPAVWGGVLQVGPQSVDGVTYPNDFQFQENLPNAPFALKGPNAEDLPLSLVTRDLWHVFYQNQMQINGGKNDGFVAWADSGGLVMGHYAQSRYSLRLWDVAKEFVLCDNFFQGAFGGSFLNHQYLISATAPVYPNAAQSVAKSQIATLQSDDPTDTRLKPLDKSPASAMTGPPQFGPSALTPDGYAVNTLAPPYWPTWIRDPQNPDYSKPDLPNVLVPQTHEHIGDKLSKKNVDWAWYAGAWQATLDQFKDSGGIPKIPNFQYHHQPFNYFKQQGPQNPAERSKRLRDGGLGDESSTNKFFADAQAGKLPAVTFYKPQGNLNMHAGYADVASGDRHIVRALKVLQESAQWKNMVVVVTVDENGGWWDHVAPPKGDRWGPGTRVPALVVSPFARKGTVDHTVYDTASILRLITRVFQLETLPGLKQRDDAMIARGQVPMGDLSNALHFSV; via the coding sequence ATGAGTGACGAGCACAAAGACCGCCCCTCCCCCGATTCTGTAACTCAACCGCCTGTGGACACCAGCCGTCGGCGCTTTCTGGGAGGCGCGGCGGTACTGGGGGTGGGCGCTACCTTGAGCGGCTGCGGCAATACCAGCGAAGCGCCCGACACACCGCAGGCACGACCACTGACGCCGCAGGAACTGGACAAGGCTTTGCGCGAACAGGTGAAAACCGTGGTGGTGATCTACGCCGAAAACCGCAGTTTCAATAATCTGTTTGCGGATTTCCCCGGCGTGGAGAAACCACTGTCGGCGCTCTCCGCCGCCGACTACCAGCAGCGCGACCGCGACGGCAGCCTGCTGACCACCCTGCCTGCAGTTTGGGGCGGTGTGCTGCAGGTAGGCCCGCAAAGCGTGGACGGGGTGACTTACCCCAATGACTTTCAATTCCAGGAAAACCTGCCCAACGCACCGTTCGCCCTCAAGGGCCCGAATGCCGAAGACTTGCCTTTGAGCCTGGTGACCCGCGACTTATGGCATGTGTTCTACCAGAACCAGATGCAGATCAACGGCGGCAAGAACGACGGTTTTGTTGCCTGGGCCGATTCCGGCGGCCTGGTGATGGGCCATTACGCCCAGAGCCGTTATTCCCTGCGTCTGTGGGACGTGGCCAAAGAGTTCGTGCTTTGCGACAACTTCTTCCAGGGCGCGTTTGGCGGCTCATTCCTCAACCATCAATACCTGATCAGCGCCACCGCGCCGGTGTACCCGAACGCGGCGCAATCGGTGGCCAAATCGCAGATCGCCACGTTGCAAAGCGATGACCCCACCGACACGCGCCTCAAGCCATTGGACAAATCCCCGGCCAGCGCCATGACCGGCCCGCCGCAATTCGGCCCCAGTGCGTTGACTCCGGACGGTTATGCGGTAAACACCCTGGCCCCGCCCTATTGGCCGACCTGGATCCGCGACCCGCAGAATCCGGATTACTCCAAGCCCGACCTGCCCAATGTGCTGGTGCCGCAGACCCACGAACACATCGGCGACAAGCTGTCGAAGAAGAATGTCGACTGGGCCTGGTACGCCGGGGCCTGGCAGGCGACGCTGGATCAGTTCAAGGATTCGGGCGGGATCCCCAAGATTCCCAATTTCCAGTACCACCATCAGCCGTTCAACTACTTCAAGCAACAGGGGCCGCAGAACCCGGCGGAGCGCAGCAAGCGTCTGCGCGATGGGGGGTTGGGCGATGAGTCCAGTACCAACAAGTTCTTTGCCGATGCGCAGGCTGGAAAGCTGCCGGCAGTGACGTTCTACAAGCCTCAGGGCAACCTGAACATGCACGCCGGTTACGCCGATGTGGCGTCGGGCGACCGGCATATCGTCCGCGCGCTGAAGGTGTTGCAGGAAAGTGCGCAATGGAAAAACATGGTGGTAGTGGTGACCGTCGATGAAAACGGCGGCTGGTGGGACCACGTGGCACCGCCCAAGGGTGATCGCTGGGGCCCTGGCACGCGCGTTCCGGCGCTGGTGGTGTCGCCCTTCGCGCGCAAGGGCACAGTGGACCACACGGTTTACGACACCGCGTCGATCCTGCGGTTGATTACTCGGGTTTTCCAGCTCGAGACCCTGCCCGGCCTGAAACAGCGCGACGACGCGATGATTGCACGCGGCCAGGTGCCGATGGGCGATCTGAGCAACGCATTGCACTTCAGCGTGTAG